The Juglans microcarpa x Juglans regia isolate MS1-56 chromosome 8D, Jm3101_v1.0, whole genome shotgun sequence genomic sequence ATGACAATCTATACatttgagtcgatgactcgataGTGATTTCAAATTTTCCTGCATGAAGTATTCTTGATCAGGCACactatattttctttagttattTAACTATAGACTTCTAAAAGATCAGCCAAGTGATATAGACATAAAATAGAAAACATTATGAACTCACATATACCTCTATCGATGACAAGTTTTGCATGATGGTAATCATTATATTAGGTTTCTCACTAATAAATGAGTCATCCCACGGTGCGTCCGTAGTAGTCATCCACAAATAGTCTAAACTAGgtttacaaaatcatataaataataaattaaataataaaatcattaaaattatgtaaataatcatttaaaattataaagttacttgaTTCAAgtctatagctctcggcatcaacggtATCTACTCCAATAGGCTTTGAACTTAACCAGTTATGTCTGCAAACGAGGGTCTCGACGGTGGtcggagacaatgaactccgataagcatccaagacACGACATCATGTGCTAAACGCCGACTCAAAGACAACTGTAGTGATAGGAATGGATAGTACATCCCTGACTATTTGGGAAAAGACTGAAAACTTGGTAGAATTCACCTTCCAGCAAGTTAATATCTAGAATATTTCCCTAGGTGCCTTGAAATCTTCCATAAAGTAACGCTCAAACTCATACTTACACCGCAAAATATTTCTCGATGCACAGTTTTGATGATACCGTGGTAGATgcaataaatttgaactttgcGCATATGTGTCATCTCAGGAAACTGTCGAGCCGGTCGAGCGTGAGGAGCTATCACCATCGGTTGAAGACTGACCAGTGTTGTTGTAATGaatatataaatcatcaatatcacatTTAAGCGATTTAATAAACTGATCAGCGTCCTCATCAACGAGGACGTCCCTAATCCAATCTTTTACAATCACCAACTTATACCGGGGGACAAGGATTGCAGCtacaaataatattctatttatcTTCTCTACATTttcccaatatttattatatttatatttcatccTCATAGTCATTGCATTCAACAAACACACACTATCAGCACAACTCTGTTGCAAGTGGTCATAAAGCCTCGAGAACTCCTCGAAGTACATGTTCGTAGTAGGATATTTTgtcccaaatatatatatagttatgtcataaaataacttcaaaaattgaataaaatacctGACATTGGCCCAATCAAAAATGTCTGGCGGATCGAGCCCCCTTCTCCACCCAATGACTCCGacaaagcatacctcatgcccccatcctcgacctccatcagCTTGAACgattttttgtacttttgtgCTACATCTAATATCATGTTTGTAGAGTTTTATCGAGTCAGAACGACTAGTTGCAATATACTGGGAGATGAGATCTCAAGTTGTTCAACAATTGCCTTAAACTGGTGGAGCCATTGGGGAGaagccctcacatatctcacaaggtTTCAGACTTTAGTAATGGAATTATCAACCTCTTTGAACCCCTTAGAGACTATGAGATTGATGATATGGGCACAACATTGAATATGAATAAATTGGTTCTCACGAATGATATCCTCCTTTACCGTTGTATTCCACCTGAACCAATCAATGGTAGTGTCATTCACACTGGCATTGCCAATCAtgatacaaaacacttttttgaTCCCCCAAtcctttatacagtcatccatctCCTTACCAATGGATGAACCCTTGTGATGAATAATTTCTTTGAAAACGATAATCCATTTGTGCAATGACTATCAAGAAAGTGagttgtgatacacatgtaacCCACATTTTATATGGAGGTCCATGTATCAGTCATAAATGACACTCTCTGTCCAGTGGCGACAAGCATTTCCTTCATTGATGTCTTCTCATTGGCATGTCTCTTCAAACAATCACACATCACAGTATACCGTGAAGGCATGAAAAATCGTGGCTCTAAAGTGTGCACAAATTTGCGAAAACCTGCCTTTTCAATCGTGGTAAAAGGCATTTTATCAGTGATGATCATATCCACAATAACATCTCTCAATATCTTctcattgtattgagagatTGATAGCTTCTTAGTCTGCGTGCCATCAGTGGTCATAGAACTCTCCTAACTCAGCTCCATCTAATCAGTTGCCACCAGCCTTTTGTGTATCTTATACCGCTGGCAGGCTGtaagatgtgctattaatactAACGTGCCTTGCTTCTTTTATTGACAACCGCATAGTTGTCCATAGTAGTGGCATCGAGCCTACGGGTTATCACGATCACTGGAAACTTTGGTGAAATGTTTCCATATCTATGACCTTTTTTTAGTAGGTCATGTTGGTGGATCGACCTCAACATTCATCAACCCCTCATCCTCATTAAGCATATTAACATCTTCTAGATCTATTGGGACTTGACTACTTGCACAAGAGGCAGCTACTCTAGATTGGGGGTCTACGGCCTGAAGTACCTGTCGGTGACTCCAATGGTTGTGCGTCATCCTCTTGTGAAAAATCGCGGTATTATGGTGTAGCATCCATAATTTGCTATGCAAATCATCTGaaacaattaataaacaatctttatttaacatattatgaaaattatctacaaattagaaacacattgaaaaggaaaaacatatgtGTCTAGTtgtgtttgtaattttaaaaataaataaaacacaaaaaaattgaacGTCCACTCAAACTACACTCGAGCGAAGGCTCGAGGGAAATCTCTttgtgatgttcgctcgagccacaTTCGAGTGAATGCTCGATCGAACAATCTGTGTAACGTTCACTCTAGCCAAACTCGAGCGAAGGCTCttgtgatgttcgctcgagccacaGTCGAGTGAAGGCTCTatcgaacaatctgtgtgacgttcgtcattttttattctgtgatttaaaaaaaaatatgtcggAGATCGAAGCCCACATGGGCTTTGGACTCCGACTCTAATTCCGACTAGTGGAGTCGGAGTTACTCTGACTCTATCGGAGTCGAAACCTTCTTAGAATTCAACCGGAGTCGGAAGTTTAGAATTTTCGCCCACCCCTAGGCTTAAGCCAACAACTAGATCTTTTTAATTAGTACGAGTGAACTCAAGTTACTATATTTTAACTCTAGCTATTGTTAGTCGGTTGCATATGTACTACTGTTTGAAGTAGGTTCGGGTAGATTTTGAAGAAGAGATCAGATTCAGAACCTGTCAACGATCTGGAATTTCTAGTTCGGGAAAGTAGAGGAATACCCTCTATTTTAGCCCATTTAAATTTACCCAATGCTTAGCACTCAAAAcgatataaataaaaatccaatCTTGAGGCTGAACATTCAGTAAATTCAGAAAACTCATCATGACCAGCCATTTGCAATACTCTTTTGCAAAAAGTATTGCAATAGTCTTTCAACAATCCCATGTCaatcatcaaaacaaaaaacaacatgAACACTCTTGTGTGATGGTTGAAAAgcggtttttttaaaaaaaatacaaaaagttaTCTGTTTATTGCTGTGAAAAGATGTGAATCTCTTCTCCTGATTGCATTTCTGCCACTCTTCTTGTTCTAAGTGCAGAAGCAAAAGCAGAAAATGGTCCTAAACAATTACATACAGAGCTTTTAGAAAGAGATAGTTCCATTGTATGCACTGTAGAATGAAACTCTGCTTCTATACACATCATAATCTTTCATATTCTTGGATCTTCCATTGGAATGGAATAaatcaaaataccaaaatacCCCCGGTTTTCCGGCATTAGCTACGAGACCATCAAAATGCAAGACCGAAAATGATGGGAAAAACGAGGGTATTTTGGATGAGATTCATCATAAATTAGgaaagaaacagaaaagaaaacaatttgaAAAACTCTACTAGTTGTGGAGAGGATCTGGGCAACTGGGTACTTTTCGTTTGTTCTCCTCGAATCCTTTGTCACTACTCATGTTACCGAAACTGAAAGTTCTTCCATTGAAGTACTTGTGGAGCAGCTCCTCTTTGCTTTTCTTATCAACACTGCCATGGCTGATGCTGCTCTCCTTTCTTCTGAGCTTTGCCATTGATCCGTTTCCTGCAGGAAGTATCCGAATTGCGCTGGCTTGGCATGAATATTCACAGCAGACCCAAATCTGTAACACCGAGAGAATCAAAAGCACCACCACCAGAGTAGAGCACATGAGTCTCCTGCCGCCTGCAAATGACATCGCCAGCCTGAACACCCACACGAAAGCGAACCAAAACAGCCTTCCACCGCTTAAAACAACCTTCTTGatctcttcttttattattagtaAATTTCAACTAGCTAGCTGCTTGGTGTTGACAAAAAGAGTCTCGgctctgtctctctctgtctctctctctctctcggctaTGACTTAGGAGTTAGGAGCTGCAATCAATTGACGGCTATTATGGGCatgggggagagagagtgtgAAGGATGGAGCCTCATGCCCCAACAGTAGTGGCCCACGTGATTACACTAGACAAGCAGTTTATGTTGTATAAAAACAGACCatgaaaattaataagaaaatattactaCATCGCCTCAACTTCATCGTTCTTTTTTACCGTTAcgtaaaaaagttttttttttttttacttagtaattaaagaaatatttttaaatatattagtatatttttttattttttaaaaatatttaaatgtattaaaaaaatataaaataaaataaaaaaagagattgGGCGGCATGTCAAGTAATAAATGTTGAACGGCAGAATAACATTGTCCTAATTAATATTTCACTGTTATattgatttattaataaatagtcacgattattaaaatacataaataaaatacacatgATTGTATAGTTTTAAAATAGTATTCAACTACACTATTGTATTCTTTTCATTATTGTATACagtatacaatatatataaacagtatCCAAACAGTATCGTTACCAACTGGTGAGGCCGCTAGTGATCTTATCGTTTCAACTGATCTagatcaatattttgaatactgtaccggAAGTCGTACTggtcaaggtactggaacgaaatatttcgatatcggtACCGTTTCAGAATAGCGTTTCGAGATAACATTACgaaatagtcgatatataaataaattatatatataaatatatatataaattatattccaaaataatagtttatatataaataaattatatataaatacatatatatatataaattataaatagtctagtctgaattaggagttaaaaaataagtttgtagtttaagaaaacaaaaaaaaaaaaaacacacaggccAAAATATCGACAGGTACCATTCGAAATATAGACCGGTATAGGCCGAAATTCAGGTCAGTACGAAatagatatagtacctgtaccgacCGGACTGCCGAAACAAAAATTTTTGACCATACTAActggtacggtacgaaatttaaaatacaGACCTAGATGTCTTATAATTacctttctattttctttgaaCAAATGGGAGTGAAATCTCCAACAAATATGTCGGAATGGTTGCTTGTGTATTCCAATTATGGCCTTTATCAACAATATTTTAGGCATGGTTTGGATGGTAAAATCCTTCAAATTTAActtatcttaatattcaaatattataaatataaatatttttcaattttaagagAAGGTTTGGATAATTAgtcgagatgagatgaaataagataagatgagataaaaattgaataaaatattattagaatgtaattttttaatattatttttgttttgagatttgaaaaagtttaattatttattatattttgtttaaaaatttataaaagttgtaatgattattgagataagtttagatcAATTAATTATCCAAACAATGcttaaattttcaacttattcatctaatca encodes the following:
- the LOC121242228 gene encoding CLAVATA3/ESR (CLE)-related protein 27, producing the protein MSFAGGRRLMCSTLVVVLLILSVLQIWVCCEYSCQASAIRILPAGNGSMAKLRRKESSISHGSVDKKSKEELLHKYFNGRTFSFGNMSSDKGFEENKRKVPSCPDPLHN